The following are from one region of the Mycolicibacterium helvum genome:
- a CDS encoding TetR/AcrR family transcriptional regulator: MTAQHEPVEVPRRRGDKQRHAIVAAVRELLEEKPFAELSVSTISDRAGVARSGFYFYFDSKYAVLAHIVGEAAHELEELTHQFAPRGADETPTAFAKRMVRSAAAVYAHNDPVMSACNAARQTDAEIREILDGYNDAVIDQIVPIVEAEIYNHTADPITDDIRGLVRTLVATTAFTLSGESAFVGPEKNVDRSVQVLESLWLHALWGGQVGD; encoded by the coding sequence GTGACCGCGCAGCATGAGCCCGTCGAGGTGCCCCGTCGCCGCGGCGACAAGCAGCGGCATGCCATCGTCGCGGCCGTGCGCGAATTGCTCGAAGAGAAGCCGTTCGCCGAGTTATCGGTCAGCACTATCAGTGACCGGGCCGGTGTCGCCCGGTCCGGCTTCTATTTCTACTTCGACTCCAAGTACGCCGTGTTGGCCCATATCGTCGGCGAGGCCGCGCACGAACTCGAGGAACTCACTCACCAGTTCGCGCCGCGCGGCGCCGATGAGACGCCGACGGCCTTCGCCAAGCGGATGGTCCGCAGCGCCGCCGCGGTCTACGCGCACAACGACCCGGTGATGTCGGCGTGTAACGCCGCCCGCCAAACCGACGCCGAGATCCGGGAGATCCTGGACGGCTACAACGATGCGGTGATTGATCAGATCGTGCCGATCGTCGAGGCCGAGATCTACAACCACACTGCCGACCCGATCACCGACGATATCCGCGGCCTGGTCCGCACCCTGGTGGCGACGACGGCGTTCACGCTGTCCGGCGAGTCCGCCTTCGTCGGGCCCGAGAAGAACGTGGACCGCTCGGTCCAGGTTCTCGAGAGCCTCTGGCTGCATGCGCTCTGGGGCGGACAGGTCGGCGACTAG